The Hymenobacter oligotrophus genome has a window encoding:
- a CDS encoding alpha/beta fold hydrolase, which produces MNVIQRNNVHVLGKGEQTLVFVNGFGCDQTMWRYLLPSFAQAYKIVLFDHVGAGSSATEAYLPEKYTSLQGYADDLLEICEHLQLQQPILVAHSVGAMIGALAAIARPELFRQAIMIGASPCYINANGYYGGFERADLEAMLAYMERDYVGWADTFGPFIMGEPDRPSLAAELTHSLCQTNPTIARQFARVTFLSDNRLDVTQIPIPCLLLQCAHDLIAPPEVGDFLSASIPAAHLVTLPVTGHCPQLSAPAETAAAIELHLAY; this is translated from the coding sequence ATGAATGTGATTCAGCGCAACAACGTGCATGTGTTGGGTAAAGGCGAGCAAACCCTGGTGTTCGTCAACGGGTTTGGCTGCGACCAAACCATGTGGCGTTACCTGTTGCCTTCGTTCGCCCAAGCCTACAAAATTGTGCTGTTCGACCACGTGGGCGCGGGGTCGTCGGCCACGGAGGCTTACCTGCCCGAGAAGTACACCAGCCTGCAAGGCTACGCCGATGACTTGCTGGAAATTTGCGAGCATTTGCAGCTACAGCAGCCCATACTGGTGGCCCACTCGGTAGGCGCCATGATTGGCGCCTTAGCGGCCATTGCGCGCCCCGAGCTGTTTCGGCAAGCCATCATGATTGGCGCCTCGCCCTGCTACATCAATGCAAACGGCTACTACGGCGGCTTCGAGCGCGCCGATTTAGAAGCCATGCTGGCGTACATGGAGCGCGACTACGTGGGGTGGGCCGATACATTTGGGCCCTTTATTATGGGCGAGCCCGACCGGCCTTCGTTGGCTGCCGAACTCACGCACAGCCTCTGCCAAACTAACCCCACCATTGCCCGGCAATTTGCGCGCGTTACCTTTCTCTCCGACAACCGCCTCGACGTTACCCAAATCCCCATTCCGTGCCTGCTACTGCAGTGCGCGCACGACCTGATTGCTCCGCCCGAAGTAGGCGATTTTTTGAGCGCCAGCATTCCGGCTGCGCACCTGGTCACCCTGCCCGTTACGGGGCACTGCCCACAGCTAAGCGCCCCCGCCGAAACCGCTGCGGCCATTGAGCTGCACTTGGCATACTGA
- a CDS encoding SpoIIAA family protein, whose protein sequence is MEAPALADVIFANGAAALSTDGSAYLRLTWLSGPRRFEDFRTVLNVLLQACRRQGTGKVLVDQRHMSTLTPAEEHWIANDWLPRSVVQGNYRYAAILPPTDAEALACMKALNWPPVPEAPYFATFSDESSALSWLRRQIPVASHHLA, encoded by the coding sequence ATGGAAGCGCCTGCACTTGCCGATGTAATTTTTGCTAATGGCGCCGCGGCGCTCAGCACCGATGGCAGTGCTTACCTGCGGCTAACGTGGCTAAGCGGCCCTCGCCGCTTCGAGGATTTTCGGACGGTCCTGAACGTGCTGCTCCAGGCGTGCCGGCGGCAAGGCACGGGCAAGGTATTGGTTGATCAGCGCCACATGAGTACCCTAACTCCCGCCGAGGAACACTGGATTGCCAACGATTGGCTGCCGCGCTCAGTTGTGCAGGGCAATTACCGCTACGCCGCCATTCTGCCGCCCACCGATGCCGAAGCCCTGGCTTGCATGAAGGCGCTAAATTGGCCGCCGGTGCCCGAAGCACCTTACTTCGCCACCTTCAGCGACGAATCGTCGGCCCTGAGCTGGCTGCGCCGCCAAATACCCGTTGCTTCTCACCACTTAGCCTGA